A part of Chroicocephalus ridibundus chromosome 5, bChrRid1.1, whole genome shotgun sequence genomic DNA contains:
- the TTC31 gene encoding tetratricopeptide repeat protein 31 isoform X6 — translation MRGAGGTRDPAGPGLGASRLWADPFVCPWGCVLYPNGWSVAPFCPRHCLPGAAEAESSGRQTAFRIVNRGASREASGTGDDFGHGPGFWYSPSRLEESSEEEEQYEEEEEWIGFSQHWDASSENSDAPYNFCGFKKSFLCQEPLPAHPLPSALEVKMHRLPAPWRHQLTAEEAEKNAQELVAEEERMKRKAEKKKLKKKKQKDRKKREKLGQELKSKQEDESNTSSLNSAVGAGHPQKSNAEEGEGWLSPSPSPCLGDSAASSGEEGRGQEAKAGEMEDELDLSCTFVFKARQKAGVKVPAPGKEKPARTDNTEPGKRVPGKAPEPEPVPLDTNVVQQSLILAGRGNEAAQKGHYAEAVQAFTEAMKLNPREHRLFGNRSYCYEKLQRYKEALRDAQVSLGLQPGWPKGFFRKGKALQGLKRYAEAASTFEELLRLDGANAEAAAQLEACRALLRQSSPRSQSSSGGVPVSPSLLEAGEPPLSPSGEWASGSCQDTDTSGFVTVVSSRSQARGQGQAPSSSQQTLPRTHPARDCYPLWVGNITPRISKKVLQSSFSPFGEIRFIRMLPERRCAFINYTRKVAAEAAYVAMQDAEVEGSRLVLQLKHPSHATPSPRWHSEPRGEVGALPRGLL, via the exons ATGAGGGGGGCTGGCGGGACGCGGgacccggccgggccgggcttgGGCGCCTCTAGGCTCTGGGCTGACCCCTTCGTGTGCCCCTGGGGCTGCGTGCTCTACCCGAATGGCTGGAGCGTCG CGCCCTTCTGTCCCCGGCATTGCCTGCCCGGCGCCGCCGAGGCCGAGAGTAGCGGGCGGCAG ACAGCCTTCCGCATTGTGAACCGCGGCGCGAGTAGGGAAGCGTCCGGGACCGGGGACGACTTCGGCCACG GCCCGGGCTTCTGGTACTCCCCCAGCCGGCTGGAGGAGTCCAGCGAGGAGGAAGAGCAgtatgaagaggaggaggaatggaTTGGCTTCAGCCAGCACTGGGACGCGTCGAGTGAGAACAGCGACGCCCCCTACAACTTCTGTGGGTTCAAGAAGTCCTTCTTGTGTCAGGAGCCTCTGCCCGCTCATCCGCTTCCAAGCGCTCTTGAGGTGAAGATGCACAGGCTGCCTGCACCCTGGAGGCACCAGCTTACAGCTGAG GAAGCAGAGAAGAACGCAcaggagctggtggcagaggaggagcgGATGAAGAGGAAGGCGGAGAAGAAGAAGCTAAAGAAGAAG aagcagaaagacCGGAAGAAACGAGAGAAACTGGGACAAGAGCTGAAAAGCAAGCAGGAGGACGAGTCA aaCACCTCATCCTTGAACAGCGCTGTGGGAGCTGGGCACCCACAAAAGAGCAATGCTGAGGAAGGGGAGGGttggctgagccccagcccctccccatGCCTTGGGGACAGTGCAGCTTCCtcgggagaggagggaagaggccaGGAGGCTAAGGCGGGGGAGATGGAG GATGAGCTGGACCTGAGCTGCACCTTCGTCTTCAAAGCCCGTCAGAAAGCGGGCGTGAAGGTGCCGGCACCTGGGAAGGAGAAGCCGGCTAGGACAGACAACACAGAGCCAGGCAAGAGGGTACCGGGGAAG GCACCCGAGCCCGAGCCTGTACCCCTGGACACGAATGTGGTGCAGCAGAGCCTGATTCTCGCAG GCCGTGGCAACGAGGCAGCCCAGAAGGGCCACTACGCTGAGGCGGTGCAGGCCTTCACGGAGGCCATGAAGCTGAACCCCAGGGAGCACCG gctctttgggaaccgttccTACTGCTACGAGAAGCTTCAGCGCTACAAGGAGGCCCTCAGGGATGCGCAGGTGTCGCTGGGGCTCCAGCCCGGGTGGCCCAAAGGCTTCTTCCGCAAGGGCAAGGCTCTGCAGGGGCTGAAG CGCTATGCTGAGGCTGCCAGCACTTTCGAGGAGCTGCTGCGCCTGGATGGTGCCAACGCCGAGGCGGCTGCCCAGCTGGAAGCCTGCCGGGCCCTGCTGCGG cagagcagcccccgcagccagagcagctcagggggggtccctgtgtccccgtccctgctggaggctggggagccACCACTGTCTCCCTCTG GGGAGTGGGCGAGTGGGAGCTGCCAGGACACAGACACAAGTGGCTTTGTGACCGTTGTGAGCTCCAGGAGCCAGGCgaggggccagggccaggccccgAGCAGTAGCCAGCAGACACTGCCTCGGACCCATCCTGCCAG GGACTGCTATCCCCTCTGGGTGGGGAACATCACCCCCAGGATCAGCAAGAaggtgctgcagagctccttCAGCCC GTTTGGGGAGATCCGCTTCATCCGGATGCTGCCAGAGAGACGTTGTGCCTTCATCAACTACACACGGAAAGTGGCAGCGGAAGCAGCCTACGTGGCCATGCAG GATGCCGAGGTGGAAGGAAGCAGGCTGGTGCTGCAGCTCAAGCACCCCTCCCACGCCACCCCGTCCCCCCGGTGGCACTCGGAGCCCCGCGGTGAGGTGGGTGCCCTCCCCAGGGGGCTCCTGTAg